In Juglans microcarpa x Juglans regia isolate MS1-56 chromosome 8D, Jm3101_v1.0, whole genome shotgun sequence, the following are encoded in one genomic region:
- the LOC121243638 gene encoding probable carboxylesterase 2 translates to MDSSQLKPDPEIALEVFPYLRVFKDGTVERIAGTQVVPAGVDPQTGVESKDIVIAPETSVSARLYRPNLPGKNHKKVPLVVYFHGGAFCISSVADPLYHHSLIMLVADANAIAISVEYSRVPEHPLPDAYEDCWAVLRWVAAQAVGDHHEQEPWLKDYVDFGRVFLVGDSAGANISHHLALRAMNSKLPGNLKILGIGLIHPYFWGESPIGSEVTEPVRKAMVDNWWRYVCPSEDKSCDDPLINPFTDGSPSLAGLACDKILVIVAEKDILRDRGKLYYENLVKSGWSGSKDIMETPGEDHVFHIFDPNSEKAKNLIKRLASFINE, encoded by the coding sequence ATGGATTCAAGCCAGCTAAAGCCAGACCCAGAGATAGCTCTTGAGGTTTTTCCCTACCTTAGAGTATTCAAAGATGGAACCGTGGAAAGGATCGCCGGGACCCAAGTCGTTCCCGCTGGCGTCGATCCTCAAACGGGTGTTGAATCCAAAGACATAGTCATCGCACCAGAAACCAGCGTCTCGGCCAGACTCTACCGTCCAAATCTCCCGGGAAAGAACCACAAAAAGGTTCCTCTAGTTGTCTATTTTCATGGCGGAGCATTCTGCATATCTTCGGTCGCTGATCCTCTCTACCACCACAGTCTCATCATGCTGGTTGCTGATGCTAACGCCATCGCCATCTCCGTGGAGTACAGTCGGGTCCCGGAGCATCCCCTTCCAGATGCATACGAGGACTGCTGGGCTGTGCTCCGGTGGGTGGCCGCCCAAGCTGTGGGAGATCATCACGAGCAGGAGCCATGGCTCAAGGATTACGTTGACTTTGGGAGAGTATTCTTGGTGGGAGACAGTGCCGGTGCTAATATTTCGCACCACTTAGCCCTACGAGCCATGAACTCCAAACTTCCCGGAAACCTAAAGATCCTCGGCATCGGCTTAATCCATCCCTACTTCTGGGGAGAAAGCCCCATCGGTTCGGAGGTCACAGAACCGGTGAGAAAAGCAATGGTGGACAACTGGTGGCGCTACGTATGTCCATCTGAGGACAAAAGCTGCGATGATCCACTCATCAATCCCTTTACCGACGGATCTCCGAGTCTCGCCGGCTTGGCCTGCGACAAGATACTCGTCATCGTAGCCGAGAAAGACATCCTGAGGGATAGGGGAAAGCTTTACTATGAAAACTTGGTGAAAAGCGGATGGAGTGGGTCGAAAGATATCATGGAAACCCCAGGAGAAGATCATGTCTTCCATATCTTTGATCCCAACAGCGAAAAGGCGAAGAACTTGATTAAACGCTTGGCTTCGTTCATCAATGAATGA